Genomic DNA from Alosa alosa isolate M-15738 ecotype Scorff River chromosome 6, AALO_Geno_1.1, whole genome shotgun sequence:
ctctctctctctctctccccctctgtttgCCCCTCCCATCCCTGTATTAGAACCAGCTGTGGACTTGGGCCTGAATGAATGACTCTTTGTGATTTGGCTGCTATCATTCCTCAAGGCTCTGTTGCGGACTCCCTCTCTCCAGATACAGCCATGACAAAAGTGTGGAACAATGCAACTTAATGTTCCCCCTCCACGGAGCCCACATCCATATTGAAAGGCATGGGAGTGTTACTGAGGCATTGAGTTAGCCTTGTTAAATCTCTCCTTTTCGATTGGCTGGAGCACAGTTCTCAGGGACTGTAAACATATGGCATCTGGATGAGAGTGAGTGGGGATACTGTTTCAGGATCAGACGATAAGACGATTTCAGTTTGTCTTAGGCAAGGAGTtgtaaaagtccggcttcagaaagtaaaagtcctaccacatATTTGTTCCAACCATTGACTAACCCAGCAGATTCTAATTAGCGCAACTCCTCAGCCAGGTAGATTAGCTAATTAGTAGTGCAATCATCTGTTTTAGGTGCACAGGTAGAACAAATACACGGTAGGagttttactttctgaagtaaGGAGGACAGAGTGGAgcagagtggtggtggtggtggtggtggtggtggtggtggtggtggtgggggaagtCTGACTGGAGATCAGCACAGCTGCTTCGTGGCGCAATGCGACGCGGCTCCGCTCTGCTTGTGTGAAACCCCAGCCCAGATGTTGGGGGAGCTGGGAGTCGCCGCGAGGCGGGAGCCAAGCTGCCGTCGTCACAGCGCAAAATGTCACGTTGTTGGCTGGGCCGTGGTGGGTCACACGCATTCCTCGCCGGCGAGGCCAGGTCTCAGGGAGGCGAAGGCGTACGGGAATGACTAACCCGTTATTGTGTGTGGAAGGAATGAAACAGACTTGGGTACAGTGAGATGCTTCTAGAAGGGTTGGGCTGTTCCCAcagcaaagaaagagagagagaaagaaaaggagagagaggagagggagcaggaggaaagagcgagagagagagagtgggggggggcATGGGATAGAGGGAAggacagtgagagagtgagtaggggagagagggagaggggtgtgtCTGCGTTTGGGATCCAGGAGGTTGAGTCATGAAGTcataaaaacagaaaacattGCACAACATCATGGCTGGGAGGCTCCCTGGTGCAGAGCTCATTTGTGGAGCAGCGTGTTGTTGTGGGTATTTCTCTGGGAGGGGGCGTGTAGGGCGTGTGGGGAGCGTTCCAAAGCTGGCGACAGGGTCGCTGTAGGGATGAAGCCTTGTGTTCCTCACCAGGGAGGTGTGAGTTCGCTCATAAATCACCCATCGGTCTCTCCTCGTCGTCTCATCGCCTCCACTCCGGGGAGACCAGCGCCACTGGGAAGCGATGTCCTGATATCTTGGGGCGCGCCTCGAATGTTGTCAAACTGGAACGTGTCTATATCCTCTCCTCATGGCTTTTTATAAAGATAATGATGTGTCCAGATATAATTGAAgctctcgcctctctctctctctctctctctctctctctctctctctctctctctcttctctctgttgtGTGTCCTGTGATCTATCCCTAGGGAGTAGGAGAAACAGAGTCGCAGAAATAGAAGAAGcctggagaggagagacagggggaggagAGACCTTCCCGGCAGTGCTGTGAGTACATGGATGtaaacagagcacacacacacacacacacacacacacacacacacacacacacacacacacacacacaccatccctcccctctcatttacaataaatcaccTTCACACCCACCTACCCTCCTCCTGCCCCTCCACCCCTAGGTAAATATGTGCCACAAATGGCAGCGCTGCTCTATCCCAGCCCTGGGGAAGAGTGAATgcaggctgggctgggctggaccGAGCTCCATGATAAGCAGGCCTCAGCCCTGGGCCCCGGGGCCCTGaattagagagagatagagcgatGGGGTGAGGTGAGTGGCGGAAGGATGTGTTTGGAGAAAGCCCAGCTGGAGGACGTTCACTTGGGACTTCCAGCCTCCTCGTGCACTTCGCTGAAGTGTCCTCATAAGTACACACCTTACCTCACCTGCCATGTCGTTTGGAATGTGTGTAGTTGGGGCTTTGTGTAATTAGAGACTGGTGATAAGCCTCTAGACTCTAGCATAGAGTGCATATTTTTAACCACGCATGCATAACAACAATGTGAGAAATGTAACTGTGTCATTCATACCTAGTTATGTTTATGCTTTGGGGCCGCATATTTTCACACATAGACCTTTTCAGCTGTATAGTAGGTGTCTTGTGCACTGGTAAGTCACCATATGGTCGGAGTCCTTTGAAACGAGACAgccagatgacacacacatggTGCACCTACTTGTCCCAAACTGTTTTTGTTGTCTTGACGGATGATCTCAGAGGTATTATGTTTCAGCCAGAGGACTTGACGTCTTTACCCACCCTACCCCCAACTCACCAcaacacccccaacccccactcttCCAAGTCCTGGATTTCTAATCTTAATAGTCTGTGCGGCTGGCTGAGCTAGGTGGGGGGCCGCCCCAGAGGCAGCAGGCAATGGCAACTTCCGCtggtttggaatgtgtgtgtgtgagtgagtgtgtgtgtgtgtttgagggtggggtggggtgggggggcgcaGCACACACCCGTCTGAGGGCAAACATGCGCATTCCTCCTCCCAGCGGAGACCTGACACTGGGCTGCGTGAGGGAGAGGCTCTGGGTCTGGGTCTGGGGCGGGAGCTGGAGGAGGGGATGGAGGCCAGCACCAGGGCAAGGGCTGCTGGGTTTAGAGCCTCCAGGGCACTGAGTCCAGTTGTGGGGGAGACTCATTTAGTGGACAACAAAACCCAAATCCTTCATAGCATAGATGACTTAGCATATCATCGTATAGATGCAGTTTTTGAGAATGATTTTATTGTTGGAGCTGAACTCTGTTACAAAATCAACCTTTAGACATAGTGCAGTATATTGTCATTATATGGGCACACATAAGAATGGAATGTGTACTAATAAATCTAAACTGCACATACATATTTTGGTCATGGTGTATGGCGTTTTTAGCACCTTGCTCTGGCCGTCGCGCTCCAGGCaggagcagtgtgtgagtgatggtGTCAGGACGCGAGGGAGTGGGCAGTggaggtggtgggtggtgggtggggggggcggGTGTGGAGGGACAGGAGGGGGCACACTGGTGGTCTCTGTTCACAGTCATCTCAAAGAAACACTGTTTATGAGCAGCCGGAGAGGGAGGAAGGtcatgcgctcacacacacgtacacacacacacgcaatcgtgcgcgcgcacacacacacacacacacacacacacacacaaaaatgcatacacatacaagtgttctttcacatctacacaaacactcagttctatcacatacatacacacaaacaggcatacacacacacacacacacacacacacacacacacacacacaaacacacacacaaacacacacaaaaaagagatACTTGTGTTCTCTCACatctacacaaatacacacaaacacactcagttctatcaagtatgcacacacactcatacatacacacacaaatacatgtgtgctctctctctcacatctgcacctacacctacacacacacacacacacacgacacacacacacacacacacacacacacaccatctctgaGCTGTGTTTGAAAACAGCGCAGGGTGGGGGAAGTGGGGAGTGGGTGGCGTGTGGGTTGGGAACGCTGTCCGAAGCATTTTAATTGAGACGAGAAGAAAGAGCCGAGGAAGACACAGGGCATCAGAGGACAGGAGGGGCACTGTGCGCCTTCCACTCGGGTGGATGAGGCAGGACGATGGCTGGACGGATAAGGAGCGAGCGGGAGATttgggcagagagggagggagggaggggtgaaaagagagaaaaagcagaGTGGtgaagtgtgaaagagagagatgggagggaggCAAAATGgggggatagatagatagatagatagatagataaaaaaataggtagatagatagtgtgtgtgtgtgtgtgtgtgcgtgtgcgcgcacgtgcatgtgtgtatgtgtgtttgtgtgtatgcgtttgtgcgtgaattcatgtgtgagtgtgtgcgtgcgtacgtgtgtgtgtgtgtgtgtttgtgtgtgtgtgtgtgtgtgtgtatgtgtatgtgtgtgtgtgtggtgtgtgtgtgtactgcgaTGGAGTGTTAGTTTTTGGGGCGTTCTTGCCAAGGGCTGGGCTGTTTGTCAGGGCTGTGCTAGTGTGGTATGGCCTGAGGAATCTAATTATATCTCATTAACTGTCTCTCTGTCAGGACACTTTCTcagcccactcacacacactcacggacaaacgcacacacacacacacacacacatacacatacacacacacacacacacacacacacacacacgcgcactgtCACTTACACTAATACAGAcacgcacactgacacacagatgcatagaTATGTCTAGACAGACAAGACACGCACACCCAGAAATaccaacacagactcacactcacatacagacacacacaccacacacacacacacacacacgcacacacacacgcagacacacacaccacacaccacacacacacacacacacacacacacacacacacgcagatataCATGCACGATGCTGAAAAAACGCTGATGTATGTCCCATTAtgtaacacatactgtactagTGTGCATCAGTATTGGGTGACTGGTGATAAGTGATCTCTGACTGGTTACATAGTCACAGTGAAGCACCAACATTCATGTTCAGCCCAGTCTCCGTTTCTACACAAGATCAAACACAATGTCTGCTTGATGACATTACCAGGTTAGGCTTCCAAATGAGTACagcagtgaagtgtgtgtgtgtgtgtgtgtgtgtgtgtgtgtgtgagagagagagagagagagagagagagacagagacgaaagagggggaagagaaaaaagggaaagCAGAGACGTTAAGTCAGTCATTTTTAAACGACCAAAAGGCCCTCCACCAAATACCGAATCCACTTAGTCAGTGTTTCCGAGTGCCCTACTTTCCCCCTCGGCACACGGGCGAGAGCATAAACAGCCTCTCTGGAGGGGTCACGGGACTCCGGAGAGGGGAAATGGTGGCTGCCAGAGACAGCAGCAGCGACAAGAAAAGGCCCATCAGCAGAAACCCGGCCACAGAAGTGACCTCTGATGCGGCGAAGCGGGAACTCCGAGGTCTGTTCCAGAGCTCGGGACTCTGTCGTACACTTAGCAAACATGGGGGGGGGGCGTTATGGAGTGGCAGTGATACCCTGTGGCATTGATGGGCTCAGGGTGGCTAAAGCACTTTGCCCACCTCCACAACTGCCACCCCCCTGAACCTTGCCTTCTCTTCCCACACTGAATGACCTAGAAAGTTAATCTTTacagtgtgtttgcttgtgtgtgtttgtgtgtgtgtgtgtgtgtgtgtgtgtggtggtgtgtggggttggggtggCAACGCTTCAAAAGTCCAGAATTGATGCACTTACTAAAGTCTGAGAGGATCCTGACGAAAGACAGTTCCGGAAGGTCAGTAGTGAGGTCCAGCTAAGGTAAACTGAGGTTAGGTAAACGAGTGCTGAAGGATAACATGGGCTTTCCTGTCCTAGTTGTGgtcacgcatgcatgcatgagtctactcttcctcctcctcctccttctcctcgaCGGGGATAGATGAGAAGCAGGAGGAAGGGAAGGCAGTGGTCAGCTGAATCTGCTGACTGTCAGCTGACAGAACAGAAcagcgggggagagagagagaaacaagggagagagagatgaaggagagagagtagggggaagagagagcagaggaggggagaagagaggatgaaaggGAACCATGGAGagtaaaaatgtgtttgtgcatgtgtacatatcgtttgtgtgtgtgtgtgtctgtgtgtgtgtgtgtgtgtgcatgtgtacatatcgtttgtgtgtgtgtgtctgtgtgtgtgtacatatcgtttgtgtctgtgtgtgtgtgtgcctgtaactGTACTGCCACACTGCGAAGCACGGCGAGTGTTTCGCAAAGGACTCCTAATAAGGCTGCAACTGGCAGCTCTGGTCGGGCGTCTATCCTGAAGCTCGCTGCCAAGAAACTTTCCCCCTTCAGCCTCCACTCTCCCCCATAATAATAGCACACAGATAGGACCAAccaagcgacacacacacacacacacacacacacacacacacacacacacacacacacacacacacacacacacagacacacacacacagaggagagtgAGGGCCAGACCCTGCCATGTAAAGGTCCTCCTGGCAGTGTTTGGGGGTGTTGGGCAGACTGGACAAAGGCAGTAATGTTCCAGACGTCTTTAATTCCACCTCTGTCCCACTGCTCAGGGCTGGAAAGGCCTAACACTCCCTTTACTCTGGATTCCTCCCCATACCACgggccagctgtgtgtgtgtgtgtgtgtgtgtgtgtgtgtgtgtgtgcacgtgtgtctgtgtgtgtctgtgtgtgcgtgtgtctgtgtgtgtgtgtgctcaagaTTTCTTTGTTGCGGCTACATATGCAAGTGTTAGTGGGTGTGAGTGTTATGAAAAGAGTTTTGTTctcttgtgcgtgcgtgtgcgtgtgtgtgtgtgtgtgtgtgtggatgtctctttatatatttatgaatttgtatgtgtgtgtgtgtgtgtgtgtattgtttctTAATGCTGACAGACTTCTGAGTGGAGGCTGCCCCCTGAAGGTTAGGCAGCTGGACCTCCACCCGCATTTGAGTACAGATGTTGGTCCTTCTCTAACTGACGCTACAGAGCCCAGTTAAAGTGtcttcatgtgtttgtgtgttactaCAGGTGAGGTGAACCGTGGGGTGAACGCGAGACTGCAGCCACGGGTGAATCATGGCTCAGGTGCTGCATATGGACCCCAGCTTCCCAGGTAAACAGACTCAAAGACTTACTGAAATACTAACCCAGGTAGAGCAACATAATTCATGTCTATTAAATACTAACCCAGGTAGAGCAACATAATTCATGTCTATTAAATACTAACCCAGTTAGAGCAACATAGTTCATGTCTATTACATAGATGCCAAGGTAAAGTAACATAATTCATGTCTATTAAATACATATGAAGAGCAACATGATTTCTTTCTATCAAATACTTGCAACATTTATGTCTATTAAATTGTTACCAAGATGTACATCTATGGGTACAAAATGAGAGAGTTCCTGTCAGTCCCGGCGtcatgggggggctttggggggccaggcctgtcctggaagtcatctgtgcccgccctggacgagcttggctgcaccaaccaaccccatagattgattttgaacacttattaaatgAAGGCCTATATTATACGTGACAAACtaatctagcaagtagcaaataaaacttgtaaaatctgtattattccgtagctaatcaatcaggaaTATTAGGTAAAcccatcacctaaatggagaggaggtaacgtggcgcagtctacttcacttctgcactaacccctgtcatccgatgacaaatatggcttatcggctcgcaggtaggctatatctcatatcgtagttagtagaagaaggcctagtagtttctgggtttgtttgatagcgttaacctttactgtttttttcttctgacctagtcggagaacagggAGCTTGTTAATACTCCAGGGCCGGTTATCCGTAACTTCGGGCTAACTCCTAACACTTTATCTGAAGGTGGTTAGCAaaatgaacgaggattttggtttCATCCtgcgatttattttttgcattattttgaatatgactagctccagtctcaacagcacgcctAATTTTTCCCACACGatctcagttctaacacacatatcccctctcctttctctctctccatcccacaGGGGCTCTctttaaaggagctgcaccattttacaaacAATTGTAAATCttatattttcatattagaatgttttgtcatgtagtgctgctttaaacTACCGCGGATCAATTTAGGTTCCCCGTGCCCCCTGAAAGCAGGTAATGCCCAACCGCGGAATTTCCAGGGTTCGTCACCGGTCTGGTTCCTGTCTCCTAAGTTGGTGTGTAACTAACTGAAATTCTCATCCAGATAAAGCAAGTTAATTCTTCATGCAAAATGGGAAGATTCCTGTCACATAAGTATGTGTGTCGCTTTACGCAAACATGTCCTCTGAATAAGTAATAGGTATTGGACATAATTGTGTTGTTATATGTTACCTTGTCCCCAGTTCCCCTCTGCAATGCAGTCAGTGGGAATCACTTGCAATCCCTGTTGATGTCATGCTCCACTAACAAACGAGTCAGTCAGCCAGTTATTCTATTAGAGTGTGGGACAGAGGGCCACATGTCTAAGGACGTTCTCAAGGAAAGCATAATCCAGTCCTTGAGGACGTCCCTGGGAACAGTCACTAAAGATGGGCTGGCCCTCTGTGGCTCTGGGCTCCCGCCTGTATCTCTGCATCTCTCGGACGGGGTCAGTGGCGCAGCAGATCCCGGAACAGAGAGTGGCCTGGGAGTTCATGCCTCTCTGTGTAGTCTGATTGGGAGATTAGACTAAGATTTCCGCCAGTTTAGAGCTgatttcctctctccttctcgctctctctccctgcctgactccctctctctctctctctctctctctctctctcactctcactcactcactcactcactcaccatatatatatatatctcttatgtatatatatatatatatatatatatcatatatatatatatatgcactcTGGAAAGGACTCGAGGCCCCCTCCCTGCGGGTGGAGACGCCTGGGTCACGGCCCTACCGTCTGGACCTGGACTTCCTCAAATACGTCAACGACATTGAGAAGGGCCACGATCAAGCCGCCCGGTCCAGGCCCGGCCCGGCCCTCGGCCCCTGCCCGTCGCTGACTTCGGGCACCGGCTCCTGGTGGACCTCCACCGAGTCGCTGTGCTCCAACGCTAGCATGGACAGTCGACACTCCTCCTTCTCCTACTGCGCGCCGGGCTACCACCACCCGCACCACGGAGGATCGGCCGCCACCTCCTCATTGCAGCGTCCGAGCTTCAGCGCCGCCCGCGTGGAGAAGACCCTGCTGGACGCCCGGCGcaagctggaggaggagaaggagggccGGCGCTTCACCAACCTGGGCAGCATGCACAGCAGCGTGGCAGGCTCCACCACCTCCCTCTCCAGCGCCCACAGCTACAACCGCGCCCACggtggaggagctggaggaggaggaggaggaggaggaggaggaggctccTACACACCCATGAGCTCGGGGCTGTCCACGCCGGTGTCGCCCACCCCGGCGCACTTGCAGCACGTGCGGGAGCAGATGGCGGCGGCGCTGCGCAAGATCCGCGAGCTGGAGGAGCAGGTGAAGACCATCCCCGTGCTCCAGGTCAAGATCTCCGTGCTGCAGGAGGAGAAGCGGCAGCTCAGCGTCCAGCTCAAGAGCCAGAAGTTCCTGGGCCACACGCTGGGCTTCGGCGGGAGCGGGAGGAGCGGCCGGCCACGCGGCGAGCTCTACATCGACATCCCCGAGGAGgacgccgccgccgccgccaccacGACGGCGACGACAACAGCGGCGGCGGAAGGCGCCGGGGGAATGACGCCGACGACGCCAGGCACCGGCGGTGGCAGCAGGGCGGGCGGGGGATTGTCCCCCACGGCGGCCGACGGCTCGCGGCAGGACTCGGGCTGCGAGATCGAGGACACGGTGATCGTGGGCGGCGCGCGGCCCGGAGCTCGCCGGGAGGTGCGCACCGTCGGCGTGGGGCCCGAGGACGAGCGGGACGAGAGGGAGAAGCACTACCGGCAGGTGGGCGTGGGCGTGCGCGAGCAGGACCTGGGGCTGCCGCCCGAGACCGAGTCGCTCAAGAGCCAGGTAGGCCGCCTGGAGGCGCAGCTGCAGAAAGCCATGCAGGAGCTCCAGAGCGCCCAGGAGCAGGCCGAGGCTGCCCAGAGGGCCAGACAGGCCCAGCCTAAGGCCGAGCACCCGGTCCGGGCCACCAGCCTGGGctggcaggagcagcagcagcagccgcaggGCGGCGGAAGGAGCTCCAGTCTGCAGACGGTGGTCAGCTTTACCCAGCAGCCCCAGCAGCGCGAGCAGAGGACCGTGGGCATCCAGGTGTACACGCTGGAGCAGCCCATGCTGGTGAGGGCGCAAGCAGGCCCCTCCATCGCCAGCGCACCCTCCGGGGCCCTCCTGGAAGGCCCGCTCAGGGGCCAGGCAGAGGCTCTCAGCACAGAGGGTAAGCATGACCACAAGAATCATGTCGGAATGTTTTCAAAAGGTTCTCAGAATGTTCTAATCTAGAAATCTGAGAATCTGAGTTGGAATTTCTGAGATTTGACCATAGGTTTTTGAGATATGTAATGTTGAGATATGTAATGTTGAGATGTAATGTTGTGTGCTGTGCAGCCCTTTCCTCCACTGTGCTCTGACCTCCGTGCATGTTGTTGTGTTGACTCTCAGAAGGACCTCGAGAGCTGCCCATCGCAATCAGCTCCAAGCAAGTGAGAGAGGTCCTTTTGAGGAGTGAAGTGTCCTCTTCAGTGCCTGTCACCAGCCCTGTGATTGTCATGGAAACCAAGTGCCATCAGGTGACCCCTTTGAATGCGGGGTCGAATGAAGGAGAGGGTGGTCAGCACACAGTTGTGGAGGACCTCCAGTCACAGGAGCCTACAAAGCTAGGTAAAACAGCTACAGGAACACTGCCAAAATTGcttatctaaccaagtgttattaatcttatattgaGGTCAAAAATCTAGTTGCTATTGTTTTGAGTGTAAAGAGACTAGCGCTTTCTCGTAAGATCATTTCAACTTATTTAATGGGCAGTCTGTATTATTTTAAGACGTCTTattaagacaaatttgcttaaggcactggcagccaaatttgATTTTTGAATTTTCTTATATTTGGGCCATTTTTTGCAGTGAAGGAATTAATCATAATTTTTCTCAGTGTAACCTTTTAAACTCTgatcttctcctcttctccgtctccccctagtctataagttgtttattttatttcaatttccCCGTTTTATTTCAATTTCCCACCATCATGGCATCTAAATGCTCTCCTCTTTCCCCCAGCTTCTCCCCAGTCAGCTTTGAGGTCCATTATGAAGCGGAAAGCAGATGGAGAACCTGGCTCTCCCACCACTAAGAAGAACCTGCAGTTTATTGGGGTGAATGGAGGGTGAGTACAGACTGGAGCTGGAATGTATTCACTGCAACTGAACGGCGTTACATGAACCCCTATGTGATTTGtagtacaaccccaaaacagaaaaagttgggacattgtgtaaaatgcaaataaaaacagaatgccataatatacaagtctcgtaaacccaaaTTTAGCAGccaaaaggacatagacaacatatcaaatgttgaaaatgaaaatgtggacTATTTCATAGAAagtatatgttcattttgaatttgatgccagcaacatgtttaaaaaaaagttcggacgggagcatgttcaccactgtgctgctttatctcttcatttaacacaattctgtaaatgtttaagaactgaggagaccatttgctagagttttgagaaaaggatttcagttgctcaacagtatggggtttTCTTAGTTATGCTTTTcatatgcacctaatttgacaaatctggactgcagaccaagccatcttagcacctggactcttcctctatggagaaatactatttaaatatgtgtagaatttattttggcattgttttcctgaaatattcaaggtcgtccctggaaaagacattgcctggatggcagtatatgttgctcaaaacctgtatacatcattcagaattgattgtgctttgacaaatgtgcaagatgcccatgctgtaggcattaatgctcctccacaccgtcatagatgttggtttcgaactgagcactaaaacaagttggatagattggatacttggataggccctctcttctttagcccagatgagtccatgatttccataAAGTATGacaaactttgattggtctaactaCATGACTTCTTTtcacgttacctcagtccattttaaacaagctcaggcccagataagagggtggtattttctgtatcatgtctcaatacaattttaactgttacaattttggctgcagttttttaattgagtatcaaactgggcacatagacaatggttatcagaggttttcctgagcccatacaatgacaggtctggaaaaaggtctggtgttgatgcagtgccatctgaggtccaaaagaccacggccatccaatttgtttttcagctatttCCCTTATTTGCAaatatttctctggattctctgactgttttaataatattatgtcctccagatgatgaactccctaaaTACGTCAcaatgttaagaagcattaaactgacattgtttcatcatttgtgcacacaggtttacagagTGATGAACACTCCTACaactttacttctaagagaccctgcctctctgggatgctctttttcatacccaatcatgttgccagttaccctaattagttgtgaaatattcttccttttgttttctttatcattacacagcttttccagcattttgttacccccgtcccaactttttttgaaacatgttgctggtattaaattcaaaattaacatatattttccatgaaatagtcaaatttgtcattttcaacatttcaacatttgatatgttgtctgtgtcctttttgcaactaaatatgagtttaagagatttgcagattattacattctgtttttattgaaATTTTACACgccccaactttttctgttttggggttgtagtaAACTGACTGATACTGGGTGTGTGATTATATGCCTATTTGCTAAATGATGTAAAGCTCTATGAAACATGTCCTGGTTTGCctagtaattgtgtgtgtgtgtgtgtgtgtgtcctgaaggTATGAATCCACATCCTCAGAGGAGAGCAGTAGCGACAGCTCCGAGGATGAGAGCGACACGAGTGAATACCACGAGGCCCCTGAGAAGCTTCCGGAGTCTGGGGCCCGTCCACTTCAGCCTGAGGCCACCAGTCCCCCTGAGACGAGCGCTGCCCGAGAGACCGCCCTCCCCGAGCCCCCGCAACAGCTCAGCACTGCCCCAGCGCTAGCCAATGAGCAGCTGGCTCCCCAGAGCACCGGCACATCACCTGCCACGGACGCAAACCCTCAACAGACTATTAGCCAATCACCAGTCGCGGCTGTGGTGTCCACAGATGACTGCGCCACTGCCTCTGTGCCATCTCATGCCAGTGGCGGCTCTTCTTGCGGCCAGGCAAAGGTCTCTGCCACCGAACAACCCGACGTCCAGCCAGCTCCTCTGTCTGCCTCAGAACAAACTGCTCCCCAAGccaaacactctcacactggTGCTGCCCAGTCGGAGGCCCAAGACCTCGCCACTCAAACCACTGCCCCGGCCTCTCAGCAGCAAGCTAGCCAATCACAAACCACTCACCTTACGCCTCAGCAGGGAGCCAACCAATCACCAGCCACAGATTCCAGCTCCCAGCAACCTACAAGCCAATCCACAGTCGCAGAGCCAGCATCTGGGAACGTGAGCTCTGCATCGCCAGCCAGTCAGGAAAGCAAGTGAGTATAGAGGATGGAAGTCATTTCTGGGTACAGTGGAGCATTGGTTTCCTACTG
This window encodes:
- the kank2 gene encoding KN motif and ankyrin repeat domain-containing protein 2: MSKDVLKESIIQSLRTSLGTVTKDGLALCGSGLPPVSLHLSDGTPGSRPYRLDLDFLKYVNDIEKGHDQAARSRPGPALGPCPSLTSGTGSWWTSTESLCSNASMDSRHSSFSYCAPGYHHPHHGGSAATSSLQRPSFSAARVEKTLLDARRKLEEEKEGRRFTNLGSMHSSVAGSTTSLSSAHSYNRAHGGGAGGGGGGGGGGGSYTPMSSGLSTPVSPTPAHLQHVREQMAAALRKIRELEEQVKTIPVLQVKISVLQEEKRQLSVQLKSQKFLGHTLGFGGSGRSGRPRGELYIDIPEEDAAAAATTTATTTAAAEGAGGMTPTTPGTGGGSRAGGGLSPTAADGSRQDSGCEIEDTVIVGGARPGARREVRTVGVGPEDERDEREKHYRQVGVGVREQDLGLPPETESLKSQVGRLEAQLQKAMQELQSAQEQAEAAQRARQAQPKAEHPVRATSLGWQEQQQQPQGGGRSSSLQTVVSFTQQPQQREQRTVGIQVYTLEQPMLVRAQAGPSIASAPSGALLEGPLRGQAEALSTEEGPRELPIAISSKQVREVLLRSEVSSSVPVTSPVIVMETKCHQVTPLNAGSNEGEGGQHTVVEDLQSQEPTKLASPQSALRSIMKRKADGEPGSPTTKKNLQFIGVNGGYESTSSEESSSDSSEDESDTSEYHEAPEKLPESGARPLQPEATSPPETSAARETALPEPPQQLSTAPALANEQLAPQSTGTSPATDANPQQTISQSPVAAVVSTDDCATASVPSHASGGSSCGQAKVSATEQPDVQPAPLSASEQTAPQAKHSHTGAAQSEAQDLATQTTAPASQQQASQSQTTHLTPQQGANQSPATDSSSQQPTSQSTVAEPASGNVSSASPASQESKLELSESLMTALHTLQKAVGEPNAFSQQGARTAYTSVLQEWLRVSCHKGADTAVVRAYMDTFATLSPQLLEFVINMADGNGNTALHYTVSHSNFPVVKLLLETGLCNADKQNKAGYTAIMLTALAAFSSDSDLQTVLQLLRTGDVNAKASQAGQTALMLAVSHGRGDMVRALLSCGAQVNLRDDDGSTALMCACEHGHVDIVRQLLSVPGCDATLTDNDGSTALSIALEASQNDIAVLLYAHLNFAKPPSPVSPKSPLLGSSPPTGEMK